One Mixta gaviniae genomic window carries:
- the efeU gene encoding iron uptake transporter permease EfeU, with protein MFVPFLIMLREGLEAALIVSLIASYLKRTQRTRWFGAMWAGVFIAAALCLALGLFINATTGEFPQKQQELFEGIVAVIAVAILTWMVFWMRKVSRNVKAQLEDAVDQALQKGGNNGWALVVMVFLAVAREGLESVFFLLAAFTQDVGLAPPVGAVLGLLSAAAIGALIYWGGVRLNLAKFFKWTSLFIIFVAAGLAAGAIRAFHEAGLWNHSQSVAFDLSATLSTHTLFGTLLESLLGYQEAPSVSEVAVWLIYLIPALLCFFMPARASGVARPAR; from the coding sequence ATGTTCGTCCCGTTTTTAATTATGTTGCGCGAAGGTCTGGAAGCGGCGCTGATTGTCAGCCTGATCGCCAGTTACCTGAAGCGCACCCAGCGTACACGCTGGTTTGGCGCTATGTGGGCGGGCGTGTTTATCGCCGCCGCGCTCTGTCTGGCGCTGGGCCTGTTTATCAATGCCACCACCGGCGAATTTCCGCAAAAGCAGCAGGAGCTGTTTGAAGGGATCGTGGCGGTGATTGCGGTGGCGATCCTTACCTGGATGGTCTTCTGGATGCGTAAGGTGTCGCGCAACGTCAAGGCGCAGCTGGAGGATGCGGTCGACCAGGCGCTGCAGAAGGGCGGCAATAACGGCTGGGCGCTGGTAGTGATGGTGTTTCTGGCCGTCGCGCGCGAAGGGCTGGAATCGGTCTTCTTTTTGCTGGCCGCCTTTACCCAGGATGTCGGCCTGGCGCCGCCGGTCGGCGCGGTGTTGGGGTTGCTGAGCGCGGCGGCGATCGGCGCGCTAATTTACTGGGGCGGCGTCAGGCTTAACCTGGCGAAATTCTTTAAGTGGACCAGCCTGTTTATCATTTTTGTCGCCGCCGGGCTGGCCGCTGGCGCCATTCGCGCTTTCCATGAAGCGGGGCTGTGGAATCACTCTCAGTCGGTAGCGTTCGATCTTAGCGCGACCCTCTCTACCCATACGCTGTTCGGCACGCTGCTGGAGAGCCTGCTGGGCTATCAGGAAGCGCCCAGCGTCAGCGAAGTGGCGGTCTGGCTGATCTACCTTATTCCGGCGCTGCTGTGCTTTTTTATGCCGGCCCGCGCCAGCGGCGTCGCGCGCCCGGCGCGCTGA
- a CDS encoding DUF1127 domain-containing protein has product MEYEANRSGKPISLALMFTPARALIQWIKRQRTRRILARMSDEHLKDIGLTREDVRHFR; this is encoded by the coding sequence ATGGAATATGAAGCAAACCGCAGCGGCAAGCCGATAAGCCTTGCCTTAATGTTCACGCCGGCGCGGGCGTTGATACAGTGGATAAAACGGCAGCGCACCCGACGCATTCTGGCGCGCATGTCGGATGAACATTTAAAGGATATCGGCCTGACGCGGGAAGATGTGCGGCACTTTCGTTGA
- a CDS encoding PLP-dependent aminotransferase family protein, protein MTRYQHLASLLAERIERGLYRSGERLPSVRTLSQEHGVSISTVQQAYYLLEEKRLITPQPRSGYFVAPSKAAPPLPALTRPAQRPVEITQWDAVLDLLSGRMEVEEMLQLGNGTPDIHQPTLKPLWKIIARLAQKQDARLLDYDTLYGVRALREEVARLAIDSGCQLSADDIVITTGCHEALSIAVRAVCQPGDIIAVESPTFHGTMQTLRGFGLRAIEIPTDAVTGISLEALELAFEQWPVKAVVVVPNCNNPLGFIMPEARKRALMTLAQHFDAAIIEDDVYGELAWEYPRPITLKSLDTDGRVLLCSSFSKTMAPGLRVGWMAPGRYRDRALHMKYIVTGSSAPQTQMAVAAFIRQGHYLPHLRRMRHRYQRNYETLSCWVRRYFPCGICVSRPQGGFLMWIELPEAFDAVLLNRTLRESKIQIAVGSLFSASGKYRNCLRLNFGLTLDAKIEQAIVTLAQAVERAMHACSDDGISHKTIKP, encoded by the coding sequence ATGACGCGTTACCAGCATCTGGCCAGCTTACTCGCCGAGCGTATTGAGCGCGGCCTTTATCGCAGCGGTGAGCGTCTGCCTTCGGTGCGCACGCTCAGTCAGGAGCATGGCGTCAGCATCAGTACCGTCCAGCAAGCCTATTACCTGCTGGAGGAGAAACGGCTGATCACGCCGCAGCCGCGATCCGGCTACTTTGTGGCGCCCAGCAAAGCGGCGCCGCCCTTGCCCGCACTGACGCGCCCGGCGCAGCGGCCGGTTGAGATCACGCAGTGGGATGCGGTACTGGATCTGCTGAGCGGGCGTATGGAAGTGGAAGAGATGCTGCAGCTGGGCAACGGTACGCCCGATATCCACCAGCCAACGCTCAAACCGCTGTGGAAGATTATCGCCAGGCTGGCGCAAAAGCAGGATGCGCGCCTGCTGGATTATGACACGCTGTATGGCGTCAGGGCGCTGCGCGAGGAGGTGGCGCGGCTGGCTATCGACAGCGGCTGCCAGCTCAGCGCGGACGATATCGTGATCACCACCGGCTGCCATGAGGCGCTGTCGATAGCGGTGCGCGCCGTTTGTCAGCCCGGCGATATCATCGCTGTCGAATCGCCGACCTTTCACGGCACGATGCAGACGCTGCGTGGCTTTGGCCTGCGCGCCATCGAAATCCCCACCGACGCCGTAACCGGTATCAGTCTGGAAGCCCTTGAGCTGGCATTTGAGCAGTGGCCGGTAAAGGCCGTGGTGGTCGTGCCCAACTGCAATAATCCGCTCGGATTTATTATGCCGGAGGCGCGCAAGCGCGCGCTGATGACGCTGGCGCAGCACTTCGATGCGGCGATTATCGAAGATGATGTCTATGGCGAACTCGCCTGGGAATATCCACGCCCGATCACCCTTAAATCGCTGGATACCGATGGCCGGGTGCTGCTTTGCAGCTCGTTTTCCAAAACCATGGCGCCGGGGCTGCGCGTTGGCTGGATGGCGCCCGGCCGTTACCGCGATCGCGCGCTGCATATGAAATATATCGTCACCGGCTCGAGCGCCCCCCAGACGCAAATGGCGGTGGCGGCGTTTATTCGACAGGGCCACTATCTGCCGCATCTGCGCCGGATGCGCCATCGTTATCAACGCAACTACGAGACGCTAAGCTGCTGGGTGCGTCGCTATTTCCCCTGCGGGATTTGCGTGTCGCGGCCACAGGGCGGTTTTTTAATGTGGATTGAGCTGCCGGAAGCCTTTGACGCGGTGCTGCTGAACAGGACGCTGCGCGAGTCGAAAATCCAGATTGCCGTCGGCTCGCTGTTTTCCGCCTCCGGCAAATACCGCAACTGCCTGCGCCTGAACTTCGGCCTGACGCTGGATGCGAAGATCGAGCAGGCGATTGTCACGCTGGCACAGGCGGTAGAGCGCGCCATGCACGCCTGCAGTGATGACGGCATCAGCCATAAAACCATAAAGCCATAA
- a CDS encoding HrpF/NolX family T3SS translocon protein, producing MRLSGFSPSSFTAPRDADTPGQGAAAPPQGGTKGVASGTLSFIAPQMQNVVGQLPTPLQGAGLPPQNVAETPLLSQLIASLFGELLSSLGGSSAGVTQWPQSGAAEGGNGAQGDQMSFEQAITTLGRHEDLLKKPQDREGLMKLRDDPQTPGDAKKALDTLLNNPAMFEAIDPANNGKSDGKISAKDIRKWQENPAIRQYADAKAETYTHEYVPSDAKPGSPAREMSGNDAMRELYLYSESLPKKVNMETLQKIADGSQDMGKCPPQVAAAAKYFTDHPTEWQQFTGKDDPNASVSRDRLCDLAAYNVKLSPQESKAVETLKNNQDIFFKGGGIKPDKLVKIANDPHNSQEVRDAANLLSQPNSMLFSMLDNGKHGAGGNFFNKANDHKIGKGDLDAFIRKGSNQVAATPQLANAPTTQDEVAAQEEMASGQETQPDAKKTRGGGIFKLLDILSYVATGLSVLIPGVGAAGLAATAGRAALTAGLKEGLKQGVKEGVKEGVQQGAGQALNAAQTAQSGNQQVNGQRVWAQG from the coding sequence ATGCGTCTTTCAGGCTTTTCACCATCCAGTTTTACCGCGCCGCGCGATGCCGATACGCCCGGCCAGGGCGCCGCCGCGCCGCCGCAGGGAGGCACAAAGGGCGTGGCGTCCGGCACGCTCTCTTTCATTGCGCCGCAGATGCAGAATGTGGTGGGCCAGCTGCCGACGCCGCTGCAGGGCGCGGGCCTGCCGCCGCAAAATGTTGCTGAGACGCCGTTGCTGAGCCAGCTGATCGCCTCGCTGTTCGGCGAGCTGCTTTCCAGCCTTGGCGGTTCGTCCGCCGGCGTGACGCAATGGCCGCAGAGCGGCGCGGCAGAAGGGGGCAACGGTGCGCAGGGCGACCAGATGTCGTTCGAACAGGCGATTACCACCCTGGGCCGCCATGAAGATCTGCTGAAAAAGCCGCAGGATCGCGAAGGGCTGATGAAGCTGCGCGACGATCCGCAAACCCCAGGCGACGCCAAAAAGGCGCTGGATACGCTGCTGAACAACCCCGCGATGTTTGAGGCGATCGATCCGGCCAACAATGGCAAAAGCGACGGTAAGATCAGCGCGAAGGATATTCGCAAATGGCAGGAGAACCCGGCTATCCGTCAATATGCCGACGCCAAAGCAGAAACCTATACCCACGAATATGTGCCTTCCGATGCCAAACCGGGTTCCCCCGCCCGCGAGATGAGCGGCAACGACGCCATGCGCGAACTCTATCTCTACTCCGAGAGCCTGCCGAAAAAGGTCAATATGGAGACGCTGCAGAAAATCGCCGACGGCTCGCAGGATATGGGGAAATGCCCGCCGCAGGTGGCGGCGGCGGCGAAGTATTTCACCGACCACCCGACGGAATGGCAGCAATTTACCGGCAAGGATGATCCCAATGCGAGCGTCTCGCGCGACCGGCTGTGCGACCTGGCCGCCTATAATGTCAAACTCTCGCCGCAGGAGAGCAAAGCGGTGGAGACCCTCAAAAATAATCAGGATATCTTCTTCAAGGGCGGCGGCATTAAGCCGGATAAACTGGTGAAGATCGCCAACGATCCCCATAACAGCCAGGAGGTGCGCGACGCGGCCAACCTGTTAAGCCAGCCGAACTCCATGCTGTTTTCGATGCTGGACAACGGCAAGCATGGCGCGGGCGGCAACTTCTTCAACAAAGCCAACGACCACAAGATCGGCAAGGGCGATCTGGATGCCTTTATTCGTAAAGGCTCTAATCAGGTCGCCGCGACGCCGCAGCTGGCCAACGCGCCCACCACCCAGGATGAAGTTGCCGCCCAGGAGGAGATGGCCAGTGGTCAGGAGACGCAGCCCGATGCGAAGAAAACGCGTGGCGGCGGCATCTTTAAGCTATTGGATATTCTCAGCTATGTTGCCACCGGGCTATCGGTGCTGATCCCGGGCGTTGGCGCAGCGGGCCTGGCGGCCACGGCGGGACGTGCCGCGCTGACTGCCGGGCTGAAAGAGGGGCTGAAGCAGGGCGTGAAAGAGGGCGTGAAGGAGGGCGTGCAACAGGGCGCCGGCCAGGCGCTGAATGCCGCGCAGACCGCTCAATCCGGCAATCAGCAGGTGAACGGCCAGCGCGTCTGGGCGCAGGGCTAA
- a CDS encoding Lrp/AsnC family transcriptional regulator: MALTPTEMKILKLLQDDARVTNQVLAEKIGMSASPCWRKVRKLEEDEVIQGYRAVLNRKKIGLGVMVFVRVAIDSHSEAEAKKFEEEVTALEDVVACYSIGGDADFLLQVVASDLDSYADFAMSVVRRLPGIKEMQSMFVLKEIKPLVTLPIKKMSEAG, translated from the coding sequence ATGGCGCTTACCCCGACAGAGATGAAAATCCTCAAGCTGCTTCAGGATGACGCCCGCGTGACCAATCAGGTGCTGGCAGAGAAGATCGGCATGTCCGCCTCGCCGTGCTGGCGCAAGGTGCGCAAGCTGGAAGAGGACGAGGTGATCCAGGGGTACCGTGCGGTGCTGAACCGTAAGAAAATCGGCCTGGGGGTCATGGTGTTTGTGCGCGTGGCGATCGACAGCCACAGCGAAGCGGAAGCGAAGAAGTTTGAAGAGGAGGTGACGGCGCTGGAAGATGTGGTCGCCTGTTACAGCATCGGCGGCGATGCGGATTTCCTGCTGCAGGTGGTCGCCTCTGACCTGGATTCCTACGCCGATTTCGCCATGTCGGTGGTGCGCCGTCTTCCCGGCATCAAGGAGATGCAGAGCATGTTCGTGCTGAAAGAGATCAAACCGCTGGTAACGTTGCCGATTAAGAAGATGTCTGAAGCTGGCTAA
- a CDS encoding Dabb family protein, with the protein MLMHIVLFTFKTPWSWASIEAIDAERSTRAHPNYIDEIKGWTCGRNITRRDIAADFVVIGLFEGRTALENYIVHPNHQDGVAKWKAIADWHVVDIELSSDFTQNAGLLSVFNQLAEAS; encoded by the coding sequence ATGTTGATGCATATCGTCCTGTTTACGTTCAAAACCCCATGGAGCTGGGCTTCTATCGAAGCAATCGATGCGGAACGTTCGACGCGCGCGCACCCTAATTACATTGATGAAATTAAAGGATGGACCTGCGGGCGTAACATTACCCGCCGCGATATCGCCGCCGACTTCGTGGTGATCGGCCTGTTTGAGGGCCGCACGGCGCTGGAAAACTATATCGTGCACCCTAATCATCAGGATGGCGTGGCGAAATGGAAAGCGATCGCCGACTGGCACGTGGTGGATATCGAACTCTCCAGCGACTTTACGCAAAACGCCGGGCTCCTCTCCGTCTTTAACCAGCTGGCGGAAGCCAGCTGA
- a CDS encoding DUF2000 domain-containing protein translates to MKFDASQHRCTIVIDKDLPAGLAINAASVIGISFGRTVENLVGPDMQSVDNINYPGVIYAPLPVLLAPGEMIHALQETAQSDEEIYVMPFSALAQSCKTYDEYGERISSVESSRIELVAVGLIGPKKKITKMTGNLPLYK, encoded by the coding sequence ATGAAATTTGACGCCAGCCAGCATCGCTGCACGATTGTTATCGATAAAGATCTGCCTGCCGGCCTCGCCATAAATGCCGCAAGCGTCATCGGCATCAGCTTTGGCCGCACCGTTGAGAACCTGGTCGGCCCCGATATGCAGAGCGTAGATAACATTAACTATCCGGGCGTGATCTACGCACCGCTTCCGGTGTTGCTGGCGCCGGGCGAGATGATCCACGCGCTGCAGGAGACGGCGCAGAGCGATGAAGAGATCTATGTGATGCCCTTCAGCGCGCTGGCCCAGTCCTGTAAAACTTACGACGAATATGGCGAACGCATCTCTTCGGTAGAGAGCAGCCGTATCGAACTGGTCGCCGTCGGGCTTATCGGCCCTAAAAAGAAAATTACTAAAATGACGGGTAATTTGCCGCTCTATAAATAA